AAATTTTGATTTGTTAGAATTAAAATATTTATTGATTGAAACGCTTATTAATTATCGGAAAGAAAACGACATGACACAAACAGAATTTGCTCAAAAAATTGATGTTAAGCAACAGGTAATATCTAGATTTGAAAAGGGCGAAGTAGATCCTAGATTGAGCTTTGTTTCAAAGATTTTGTATGGGATGAAGAAGCAGATTATACTAAGCGATGAAGATTATCGAAAGACATATGAAAAACTAATTTTGCTAAAACCAAACAATAAGAAGGCGAAATTTAATACTCCCAAATCTTACCAGTGTGATTTAGCGGTGTAATGGAGGTTGACATGAAAAATGAGTCATTCAAACTAAGTTTTAATAATTATGAAGTAATAAAAGCAAATCTACAGAAGAATATGAATATCGATAATTTAAAAGATAGCAGTGATATTGGATTTTTACTTAAGATCGTCCCAAATAAAGATAAAAATTTTGACAAAGTTAATATTATTTTGGGAGTTAAAATTTCACCATCAATGAGTTTTAATTATTTAATAGAAACGATACTCAAAGGGAATTTTGTTTTAATAAATTGTCAGAGCGATGAAGAAAGAATTGGTCTTTTGAAGGTAAATGCTACCGCAATACTCTTCCCTTATATAAGGTCATTTGTTAGTATGTTGACTTCACAATTAGAAGGTGAGCAAATATTGCTACCCGTAATGAATATTTTTGAAT
Above is a window of Peptostreptococcaceae bacterium DNA encoding:
- a CDS encoding helix-turn-helix transcriptional regulator — encoded protein: MSNYNEFVNDILEKNESLKKNFDLLELKYLLIETLINYRKENDMTQTEFAQKIDVKQQVISRFEKGEVDPRLSFVSKILYGMKKQIILSDEDYRKTYEKLILLKPNNKKAKFNTPKSYQCDLAV
- a CDS encoding protein-export chaperone SecB, with product MKNESFKLSFNNYEVIKANLQKNMNIDNLKDSSDIGFLLKIVPNKDKNFDKVNIILGVKISPSMSFNYLIETILKGNFVLINCQSDEERIGLLKVNATAILFPYIRSFVSMLTSQLEGEQILLPVMNIFELVKDIPKNELILKSSNFEKFE